One stretch of Nocardia mangyaensis DNA includes these proteins:
- a CDS encoding flavin-containing monooxygenase: protein MPTEHTRIAVLGAGFGGIGLTIKLREAGFDDIVVLERADDLGGTWQANTYPGCACDVPSQLYSFSFAPNPEWSRTYGKQPEILDYLRTVAERHDVLRHLRLGSELLDARWDDENSLWRIETSRGELTADYFISAAGVFAEAKFPSLPGLDTFAGRAFHSLHWDHDHDLTGERVAVIGTGASAVQFVPEIQPKVEALTVFQRSAPWIVPRLDRPTLGVERLLLRQIPLAQKAVRGTWYTLIEGFGLVGFVDNRFRHPYELLGRIQLRRQIRDPRLRAKVTPDYMIGCKRAIFSDAYLPALDQDNVDVVTDGIAEVRPHSIITRAGAEIPVDTMIFGTGFTSIPTAFDRIVGRDGVSIAQLYHQRPQTYLGAAVAGFPNFFCTLGPFGAAGNQSAIFMLESQIAYIVDALTTLRARGEHRVEVRAQVQDDFVEEMRRRSADTVWLTGGCESYYTTPDGGNAGLYPNWSFEYRRRTKRFDIESYEVSA from the coding sequence ATGCCCACAGAACACACGCGCATCGCCGTGCTCGGCGCCGGTTTCGGTGGCATCGGACTGACGATCAAATTACGCGAGGCCGGTTTCGACGACATCGTGGTGCTCGAACGCGCCGACGACCTCGGCGGCACCTGGCAGGCCAACACCTATCCCGGCTGTGCCTGCGACGTGCCCTCACAGCTCTACAGTTTCTCCTTCGCCCCGAACCCGGAGTGGTCGCGCACCTACGGTAAGCAGCCGGAGATCCTCGACTACCTGCGCACCGTCGCCGAGCGCCACGATGTGCTCCGGCACCTGCGCCTCGGTTCCGAACTGCTCGATGCCCGCTGGGACGACGAAAACTCGCTGTGGCGGATCGAGACCTCCCGCGGCGAGCTCACCGCGGACTACTTCATTTCCGCCGCGGGCGTTTTCGCCGAAGCGAAGTTTCCGTCGCTGCCCGGCCTCGACACCTTCGCGGGCCGCGCGTTCCACTCCCTGCACTGGGATCATGATCACGATCTGACCGGGGAACGGGTCGCGGTGATCGGCACCGGCGCCTCCGCGGTGCAGTTCGTGCCGGAGATCCAGCCGAAGGTCGAGGCACTGACGGTGTTCCAGCGATCGGCGCCGTGGATCGTGCCCCGCCTGGACCGGCCGACGCTCGGCGTGGAACGTCTGCTGCTGCGGCAGATCCCTTTGGCGCAGAAGGCCGTCCGGGGCACCTGGTACACCCTGATCGAAGGCTTCGGCCTGGTCGGCTTCGTCGACAACCGCTTCCGCCACCCCTACGAACTGCTCGGCCGGATCCAGTTGCGCCGCCAGATCCGCGATCCGCGATTGCGCGCCAAGGTGACCCCGGACTACATGATCGGCTGCAAGCGCGCGATCTTCTCCGACGCCTATCTCCCCGCTCTCGACCAGGACAATGTCGACGTGGTGACCGACGGCATCGCCGAGGTGCGCCCGCACTCGATCATCACCCGCGCGGGTGCCGAGATCCCGGTCGACACCATGATCTTCGGCACCGGGTTCACCTCGATCCCCACCGCCTTCGATCGCATCGTCGGCCGCGACGGGGTCTCGATCGCCCAGCTCTACCATCAGCGCCCACAGACCTACCTCGGTGCGGCGGTGGCCGGGTTCCCCAACTTCTTCTGCACGCTCGGCCCGTTCGGCGCGGCCGGGAACCAGTCGGCGATCTTCATGCTCGAATCGCAGATCGCCTACATCGTCGACGCGCTCACGACCCTGCGCGCCCGCGGCGAGCACCGGGTCGAGGTCCGCGCACAGGTGCAGGACGATTTCGTCGAGGAGATGCGGCGGCGCAGCGCCGACACGGTCTGGTTGACCGGCGGCTGCGAGAGCTACTACACCACCCCCGACGGCGGCAATGCCGGGCTGTATCCGAACTGGAGCTTCGAATATCGCCGTCGCACGAAGCGGTTCGACATCGAGTCCTACGAGGTGTCGGCATGA
- a CDS encoding alpha/beta hydrolase, producing MTAERGSLRARTIRQVSALTAGRLAALAPVNAYTIPAARLIVDQALRAGAPPLRGTSTEALVENGFRGERVRGPRAERTDAVVLYVHGGGFIAGSAFGYRGVASRLSTATRLPVFTLDYRRAPEHPFPAAPGDVAAAFRWLADRHGPGNVVVAGDSAGGFLAAHLAVENARAGLPPPGALVLFSPMADLSLALALGHDNVDRDGLLSTEMARQAIAHFTDEPFDLRPTPGMPLPPALIHASDTEYFGADAAELARRWRTTGAPCELRVWPDQMHAFQTLPVVVPESRTAYRAAARFVAAHLPTASAVITQKVTAS from the coding sequence ATGACCGCCGAGCGGGGATCGTTGCGGGCCCGCACGATCCGTCAGGTGTCGGCGCTCACGGCCGGGAGGCTCGCCGCGCTTGCCCCGGTGAACGCCTACACGATCCCGGCCGCGCGGCTGATCGTCGACCAGGCGTTGCGGGCCGGGGCGCCACCGTTGCGCGGGACCTCCACCGAAGCGTTGGTGGAGAACGGTTTTCGCGGGGAAAGGGTGCGTGGGCCGCGCGCCGAACGCACCGACGCCGTCGTGCTGTATGTCCACGGCGGCGGGTTCATCGCGGGGTCGGCCTTCGGATATCGCGGGGTTGCGTCCCGATTGTCCACCGCGACACGGCTTCCGGTGTTCACCTTGGACTACCGCCGCGCGCCCGAACATCCGTTTCCGGCCGCGCCCGGTGATGTCGCCGCGGCCTTCCGGTGGCTGGCCGACCGGCACGGTCCGGGCAATGTCGTCGTCGCCGGGGATTCGGCCGGCGGGTTCCTCGCGGCCCATCTGGCAGTCGAGAACGCGCGCGCCGGGCTGCCACCACCGGGCGCGCTGGTCCTGTTCTCCCCCATGGCCGATCTGAGTCTGGCGCTGGCCCTCGGACACGACAATGTCGACCGCGACGGGCTGCTGTCCACCGAGATGGCCCGGCAGGCGATCGCTCACTTCACCGACGAGCCGTTCGATCTCCGTCCCACACCCGGGATGCCGTTGCCGCCCGCGCTCATCCACGCCAGCGACACCGAGTACTTCGGCGCCGATGCCGCGGAACTCGCGCGACGGTGGCGAACCACCGGTGCGCCGTGCGAGCTGCGGGTCTGGCCGGATCAGATGCACGCCTTCCAGACCCTGCCCGTCGTGGTTCCCGAATCCAGGACGGCTTATCGCGCGGCGGCCCGCTTCGTCGCCGCGCACCTGCCTACCGCCTCGGCGGTCATCACCCAGAAAGTCACTGCCTCGTGA
- a CDS encoding short-chain dehydrogenase/reductase has protein sequence MIGLPVLDPASWFAPTYDVNDKVVLVTGAGQGIGRELVALLHRRGAIVIVVDVDAESARRTAADLWTRAHAFGADVADRARMAEVVDEVVRRFGRLDVVVANAGVTPVPSTVRTMDPADFDRVLSINLTGVFNTVRPALDHVVAARGHVVVVSSCAAFAPGMGGSPYMVSKAAVEQFGRALRVELAAVGASAGVAYFGIVETAMTHDMLDADDLGRELDGLLPWPLSVRITAEQAARTIADGIARRAPRTIAPSGWQPYALLRGAINVVLDRRLAADETVHRLVHAIEQRR, from the coding sequence ATGATCGGTCTGCCCGTTCTCGATCCGGCGTCCTGGTTCGCACCCACCTACGACGTGAACGACAAGGTCGTCCTGGTCACCGGCGCGGGTCAGGGGATCGGCCGGGAACTCGTCGCCCTCCTGCACCGCCGCGGCGCGATCGTCATCGTGGTCGATGTCGACGCCGAGTCGGCCCGCCGCACCGCCGCCGACCTGTGGACGCGCGCACACGCCTTCGGCGCCGATGTCGCCGACCGGGCCCGGATGGCCGAGGTGGTCGACGAGGTGGTGCGACGGTTCGGTCGTCTCGACGTGGTCGTGGCCAATGCGGGTGTGACGCCGGTGCCCTCGACCGTCCGCACCATGGACCCGGCGGATTTCGACCGGGTGCTGAGTATCAATCTGACCGGGGTGTTCAACACCGTGCGTCCGGCCTTGGATCACGTCGTGGCCGCACGCGGGCACGTGGTCGTGGTGTCCTCGTGTGCGGCGTTCGCGCCCGGCATGGGCGGTTCGCCCTACATGGTGAGCAAGGCCGCGGTCGAACAGTTCGGCCGCGCCCTGCGCGTCGAACTCGCCGCTGTCGGCGCCAGTGCCGGGGTGGCCTACTTCGGCATCGTCGAGACGGCCATGACCCACGACATGCTCGACGCCGACGACCTCGGCCGAGAACTCGACGGGCTGCTGCCCTGGCCGCTCAGCGTGCGCATCACTGCCGAACAGGCGGCGCGCACCATCGCCGACGGCATCGCCCGCCGGGCCCCGCGCACCATCGCGCCCAGCGGCTGGCAGCCCTACGCGCTGCTGCGCGGGGCGATCAATGTCGTGCTCGACCGCCGGCTCGCCGCCGACGAGACCGTGCACCGTCTCGTGCACGCGATCGAGCAACGACGATGA